In Sphaeramia orbicularis chromosome 9, fSphaOr1.1, whole genome shotgun sequence, the sequence TTTATATACAGCATGGACATTCAgctaaatacaaaataataaaaaataaaaaaaaaaaaaacataaaaaaacatgtttggtaGTATGgtcaagaaaataaaacagaattttcactttaAAAGCACAACAATCACTGCGTTTCAAATCAagtaaattctgtttttttcttggcTAAATTCCGAGGTGAGCTTTTTAGTAAGTCTCTGATCCTCAGGTATGTACCTGTGGCTTCAGCAACTTCAGTGTACTCTGGTGTGTCTTCAAATGGAACAATGCCTGCAGCGAAATTTCTCCGATGAGGGACTGCTGCTATCTTCTCACCCAGACAAACACCGTCTCCAGCACTTCTGGCATCTGGATCAGGACTTTGAGGACTGTCTTCCTCCACTTTAACTGGTTCTGGGCTCTGAGGGCGGTCTTCCTCAGTTTTGATTGGACCAGGGCTCTGAGGGCTTTCCTCCTGAGACTTTACTGGTCCAGAACTAGGACACTCCTCTTGAACCCCTGGTTTACTCTCATTTTCACTTGTAGGGGATTTAGATTCTGTAGGTACAGGTGTCTCCATCACTTCTTCAACATCTTCTGTTTCTGTATCAACATGAGCAGGTGTGGACACACTGGGTGAACTGGGGACAGGTGTCCCCATTGCTGGTGTCTCACAGTCACTGTTAGTGGTTGTGTCTGCATTCTCCAGAGCTGCCCAGAGCTGCCGCTGCTGCTCCTCTAGCTCCTCCAGAGTCAAGTCATCCTCTGTTCCCTCCATTGTCTCATCAACCAGTATTTGCTTCCTCACAGCTGGAGAGCCGTTGGTGGGTGTGGGAGGTGGTGTACCTTTAGGGAGAGGTGGGGGAGTGGGAGTAGCAGGGGGGGTGCCCTGAGGTAAAGGTGGAGGTGAACTGAAGCACGGAGAGCCAGGGGGCAGTGGAGTCTGGAAACAGAAGTCTCCAGCACTGTGAGTGGGATACGGCGTTCCTGGGTCTGAGGGATGAAAAGCATTAACAGATTATGACTTTATAACTAAATATCAAATTTCTGAATTGTATGTGCCAAATCATATGTGCAAAATGTGTGaatatcaagataaaaaaaaaattaatattgcTGATGGCTGAAGATTTAAATAATTGGTTTGTGTTCTAGTAGCTTGTGAGGAATATTCATGAGATACAATTTTGTGACagctgaataaaaacactctgcaCTGATCAACAGTTACCTGACTCAATATCCATATCCGAACTCCTATCTGGGCTGCCCTTCATCTTCTTCCTTTGCTGTGGAGATGAGTCTGATTCATGCTGTCTCTTGTTGCAGGTAGCACCAGACTATGCGGATGAAAGAAGTATTTTTGGGATGAGAAGAAGGGAGTGGTCCAATTAGGCAGTCATCACAgacaactttattttacaccagtgCACTATCATCTGACACATCCATGGTGTTAACACAATACAATTAGACAGGTACATGATGTGGCAAGAATACCAAAAAGTAAGGTCTACTTTGTTTTTTAAGAAAACAATACCAATCACTTAAAAGGACACATAATTACCGTGTTAAAGTTGTTAGAAAGGTAGGCTGCATAGTTTTGTTTCATGTGGCTGCTCTGCATCGGAACAGAACCATACTGCATAAACTCCTGAAGGTAAggtaaaaaggaagaaaaagcaaGAAGAATccaacaaaaaatatttaatgtACATGTACTGTTTTAATTGAAAACTTAACTCCTCTTTCCACAACTTACATCTTTCATTTTGTATGGAGCAGGTACGTTAAAGCCTGGGAAATCTATCAGTTTGGAAACATCATAAGACACTTTTTGTGCACTGTTGTCATCACTTCCATCATTTGGAACTaggtaagagaaaaaaaaacagatttaatgtAGTTCCCACGCACTTCAAGACAATTTTGCAATCTGTagaagttttctttttttagtggAAATGTAAGCTTTATTACCATTTCCATCATATAGTGTTAAGCCTGAGTTTTCCATCTCTGCCTCTTTGAGCCAACCTGGTGGGTATCCTAGCTGCCTCATTCGATAAATCAAAGGAGGAAGGGTGGTGCCATCAACTCCTAGAGCTGCTAACAGTTCTTCACTGTTCAGaaccaaaatacaacaaaaaatataaagaaaaaaaacagtcttcTTGACAAGTCATTATGACTACTGGATGTGACTGAATGATATTTTTGAATGCTGTGTATGAATAACAATCCTGCCTCATGATTCCAGGCTTGTATTTTGCAAACCGCTCCTCCACTTCCTCTGCATGGTACCGCTGGTTGCTCTGAATAGCTTGATTGCTGTTCTGTGTAAACTCCTTCCTTCTCTCATTAATTGCAGCCATATCTTTAGGCTACAAATATATACAGTAGGGAATGTTCAGACCTTTTGGGTATTTCACTTTGAGATCATCCtatatttttgttcaattaaTCTTACCTTAGGACAGTCTCTCAGTTGATGAGTGGCAGAGCCACAGTTGAAACACATCGATTTGGGTCTACATTGAAGAAATGAGAAACAAAGTTATTACAGAGTAATATCTTACTAGACAGTGCAATTAATTAATTAGTAAGTAAAGATTCAATAATCATTCCAGCCGTACCTTTTGTCTTTCATTTCTATTTCTTGTCCATCTGTGCCAATAACTTGGTTGAAGACCTGCTGATACCTTTGCAACAATTCAGGAACCTATAACTGTGATTGTACATGACAAAGCAAGCAATATATAAGCACTCATTAGCTTGAGTGCTTATACACCTTCAAAATCAAATATTTATACTGTGGTGATATGGTTTAAATTAGGACCTTCCTTGGTATGTAGCATATGGTTTCTACTTGTGTACAAAACAAAAGATACGTTGGAACCTCCCATCCCTCTGTCATTTGTGGGTTTTCATTCAGCAAAGGCTGTCCAAGTTTATCAACACTGAAAGCAGTGAAGTACAATACACTTCCAACCACCTATAAGGAAATAACAAGAAGATGACGTTTGTTAAAATCACATGCAGAATATGTAAAAGTTTCTTAATTTCACCTTTTTGTGGAAAGAGCTGGTAAATTAGCAAAGCAGTCACATACAATTACAAATACTCACTTTAAAGGCTTCTGTTGTCGTTTTTACACTGGCCGTATTTGTCCTCTGTGGATCTTCATCCAAAGCAAAGGCTGAATTCTTTTGGAGTACAGAAGAAATTTATTTGTTGAGTGTTAAATTGTATGGGGAAAGGTATGAAGCACAGATTATTGTCACAGACCCAAGCATATATAGTCTAAGCTAAATGGCAATGCCAGTCCCTATCTGGACTTTTACAGAACAGAAAGCACAGCAACACAACAACTTTACAAAATATATACATGATCAGAATAATAAACAACACAAACTACATTAGGTTTGTCAAAATGAGAATTTAAATAAGGGCATTAAAAAATAATGTATGCATTGAGTCAACTCATAATATCATACATGCTAGGAAAAAATACCTGAGCTTTTAGATGGAAAGAGGATTTTTTCTGTTGACTGTCTGGTTTCTGGTGTCTTAGAATCACACTGCAGATACAATCTTCGATTTCTTGACGACACTGCCTGAGGGTGAGATATCTTAAATGTATCAGTATTGTCTAAATATCATTTGAGTAACAATATGATAAGTTTGTTCATACGTTTACGTTATGCAGTTTTATTTGGTgtacataataatcataataccgACGACAACGACACATGTCTGTTATTAGTCGAcagatatgaatgaatgaaaaattacTGCACAACTTTCTCTAAAATGAAGATATTTCTTACTTCGAGATACTATTGTTTGTGTAAAGAATTTGCAGAAGGGGCCCGTCGTTGCTGACATCTTCAACCGTAATGCCGCTATCAAAACAGAAAGAATGAATTGTAGTTAAAGGTGATTAGTTTCGTTTCACACGTCGAACATAATACTGCAAGCACATACCTTGGTCGCGTCAGGATACTCAGTTTTCTTCTCAACGCCTTATGTGGTCTGCAGGTTAAGGACATACACAGAGAGCCTAATAAAGAGTTTACTGCAGACATGTTTTGGTTTATGAAGACAGATAAACGGTTCGCGATGCTAGCCGACATTAACCACATTAGCTAGAGCTACATTCAAAGAGCTAGCACACACAAGGATATTCTCATCGATGAGTCTCTGGATGTAGTCGTCACATTCTTCAAGCCTGCTCCGGAGCAATCTCGTCTCTTccttatcttcctcatcatccgtGAAACGAATATGTGTTGGGACTGGGGGTGTGGAGTCATCTAACTGTTGAAACAGCTCGCTGTCACCGAAGTCCACCTCTGCCATTTTTCCCAGCTCTATGAAGCCGAACGGGAGTTCAGAGGGCAAAATATCTACTCTCTATTTTCATTGGTCCTTTTTGTATCACGTGTCAGGAAGCGcttcttttacagttttttagCCCTCAATTTTGGTTGCGGACAATAAAAACGTACACAGTATCTTAATTTGtattcaattatttaaaaaaaaaaattatctgtatAAGTCCATTATCGCTCAGTTCTTTTATATAGTTTAAGATCTCTATTTTTTTGAAGGCTGAGCAATTTTCATTAACAGTCACGAAAGACAGTACTGAGGGCTTAAAATACACATACTGCAATGTTCTGTTAGTATGTAGCTAGCTTGATTTGTTTCTATAGTTGGACCTTTATGTTTTGAGTTTCTGTATTAACCAAAACTTAAAGTCATTTAGCAGGACAGGATGCACTAGGGGCTGAGAGTCaggctttattattattaaaaaaaaaaaagtctaacatgTCGACTGTCCACTTAACGTTACCGCAGTGGGACGGAGGCTCACGAAAAATCCGCTTCATTTATCTGGTGAATCTTAGATCGTTCCGGCTAACAGAGTGTCCCGACAAGGTGAGTGTTTGTGTCAATGTTGACAAGTCCTGATGAGCACATGATTTTATAATCTTGTGTTCTACCACATGTTGTAAATCTGACTTTAGCTATTACATTTGCCTAAGATTAGACCAGCACCTGCTTTGGATTCATACAGCTTTCCTTCTCTTTTTGACTTGCACTGCCAAAGGGTCCCACGTAATGTATTTCAGATTATATATACTTATAAATATATATCCAGGGTATACACAATATGCACGCAAAAATAAGGGTGATCGTTTATTTAGTAAGACTATCACATGCTCACTTTCCTGTGAAACCCACGTATTAACAGTCAATCAGGAGCcttcctaatccgaatgacaaatggcattgaataacgaatgacctaacccctaaccctaaccctaaccctagtggtcattcgttattccatgccatttgtcattcggattagtgAAGCCCGTCAATCAGTCCAACTTTTATTTAGAGAGATATCATTGACAGGTGGCCCTCAAATTCAATGACATcaagtcaaatgtaaaacaaaacaaagaattaTTACAAAGACTAATGTATTTGTGTAGCCTTAAAGGGAAATGGGCCTCCATGTATCACCACTTCATCATTATTCCACTCACTGAAGTCACTGACTctcaatataatttaaaaaatgttgaaattgttATGCTATAGTTACCTGGACCATTTCACAACATACATTGAAATTAACCACAAACAACCATTAACTACCATAAATCATAATGTGGCACTGACAGCCACAATTTTAATGAAACATTATTTTAACCAAAAGGAGGTTTTGGATTGCTGTACCTTTTCTCAAGTTTTCACTTTACGTTATTATACTTTTACTTAAGGCTCTAAATATTCTTCCATTTGTTTGGAGACTCCAAAATGATGCATTTTCTTTTAAATAGACACTACCCTTGAGTTGACAAACAGCAAAAAGTAAAGATAGAAACTTTATGTCTAACTATGGTTTAATCATTCACATAAGATGCGTTTAACAGTGGGGCTACTCTGTCATGGCTATTATTAAATTACTTTACAATTCGCTTACAGTTCAAGATTCATTACCATTGATtaacgtgtatatatatatatatatatatatatatatatatatatatatatatatatatatgtatatatatatatatgtatatgtatatgtataatccAATGTGTAGTTTTTATTGCTACTTTTATTATTACTTCATGTTAGTCCTTCATATTCAGATGTTGAAAAAAGATTTTATCgaatcacgttttatttttatagtgtaaaaatcattcaTTATATAATGTATTTCTTTTTAATGATCTTCTTATAGGTTTCTCAAGTGTTTTGTCATGTTCTGGCTACAAAGAATAGTTTAATACCACATATAAACATGAGAGAAACTTTCATGCAAGACCTAAAAATCAGCCTTTTATCCTGAGATTTTCACATGTAAATGAATAGTTTTCACCCAGCCTTAGACTCTCATATAACTGTCTTTTTACCAGCTATCTGCAGTATGCCgattacgtttttgtttttttacccatTCATAAGGTGTATATATACAACACATATGGCATTACCTTTCAGGTTATTTAGACTTGAAAAAGCCTTGTATTTAAATCCATATCTTCTGCAACAGTCTTTAAGAATGAGgcagtttcaggaaaaaaaacagtgtacATTGAACTTCCAAATCCATATTCATACAATATCTTACCTTCTACCAACGGAGTGGTTAAATGTTTATTATCATATATCTTTGTTTTCAGGGTTCAGTAGTTCCTCTTTACTTAGGAGCGGATGTCTTTTCCAACACCGACATCCGTACAGAAAATCATCCAAGATACCATGCCAAGTTTGCCAAGAAAGGACTtgctacaaaaatacatttctccTCAGGTAAAAAGCGCAAGAGGAAACATTATCTAATGGTTTAAACATAGCTCACTCATACACCAACTCTCATGTTTGATGTTATACACCCCGGTGGTTTGTTCCAGTTTTCAGGTTTCATGGCTTAAGGGTACCAACCACAAACAACAGCCTCTGGTTCTACAGTGTTCAAGGGCTTTTTCGAATAGCCTTTGAAATGTACAGTAAGCAAGAGCAACTTGCTGTGCTTGAAAACTTTCAGGTAAAGTTCATTTTATACACATTCATGCCACCACTAACGTATTTCTACTGGAGTATATATATTAAATGTATAATGTCCTCTGATGTAGGATGTTTGGAAGTCACAGATAAATGCTGGCCCTTTGGAAATGAGCTACAGCCTCAGTGTGCAGCTTGACCATACAGCATCCAGCTGTGTATGTGATACAGTACCTAGGAGTGAAACATCACAGCCTCAGCATTACACAGATGGACAGGCTCTAGTGGATGAATCTGGGAGTGACCTAGGTGATTCTTCAGTAGATCACAATTATTGTTCTTTTCCCAAGCAATGCCTACAAACTCAGCACGGCCAAATAGTTTTATCTGCAGCCCGACAAAAACTACATAAATTGGACAATAAACTCTGCTCTGGGACTCAAATCCAACCAGAGCAACTACAGACAATCATGTTGTTTTTAGAGAACATCGATCGGTTCATTCATGGCAACCTTGAAGATAAGGATGTGACAGACATAGTGTTGGCACTACTTCAGGCCAAAGACTGGGGTTCTGTGTATTCCAGCCCTTTGCTTAATTGTATTGGGCGCTGGCTTGGCCAACAGTTTCATGCAGCCAACACCAGCATCAGCCAGAAAGTGGAAGGTTTTAAACTTCACCACATTGAGCGAATCAGTGACTTGCCACCAGCTGAGGAACTGGCCACAGAACTTTTCCCAGAAGCCATGCAGACGCTGTTGCTTCACTGGATGGGCCTAAGTGATGAATCCACACTGGACAAGAGACGCAGCGAATACCCGATCCTGCTTCTTATCCTTGAGTTTGCTAACCACAACCTGATCACTGGTGTGGCTCATGTGCTTTACTCCAGTCTGATATGTAAATGACTGTCTCATCATAAGCATTAGCAGATAGCCATGATATTTTACTGTTTGCAGCATGTTAATAAATAGGTTAATATTGTTAATGCTGTTGACTCTCTTTGGACATTTAATAATCTGTTACAGTCCCTTTGCTTGTTAACCAAAGAGTATAGCTAGATGAGTTTGTGAATAAAAATCATTTCTGAGCAAATACATCTCCataatttcattttctttaatTGTATCACCCTGCCCCCGTTGCACAACTAAGCCAAAAACCAAACCGAAGCACATGAAAAATGAGACAACTCTCATTCAACATAAACTAATTTATTTGAAGGACATTTGAAATATGTGATTCCCCCCCATACATTGCCATACTAATCCTGTAGACAACAATGCCACTGTGAGCAGCACTGATGCCCAAATCTTATTTCTCCTCAGGGACAATAAAGCAAATCGTCTTTTAATACATATCATAACCCATTGCTTGGTTAGGAGAAATGAATGAGGGATTCTGATATTCTATACTGATGTCAGCTGCCTTTGCTAAATGGATGTAAACAGTGTTCACTTGAATCACATTATATTTAGTTTATGTTCAAACAATCACATATCAATATATATATTTGagtcaaaatagaaaaaaactaccACATTATTCAAACaaatatttagttttgacctgCATCAACCAGTGAAACTGATGCATCCTTTTTCAAAGATGTACAGATTAATAAATGCTGGGACAAACTCAGCATCTTGTTATTTATACAAGGTCTCAATATGTGCGATGTTTGCCTATAAATAATTTACAGATCCAGACCAACATCCATGCAAGCTTAAGGGCTAGTGATGAGCAGGAAGCCCTAAATGATCAGATGAGTGGCCATGACAGCCAGTGTTTGGCACTAGACAGAATCCATTCCAcgagaaaaggaagaggagaaTCCAAGACCCATTCCCCTCTGGGTGTGTGTCTGTGACCGGGCCATCTCGTACTGAACATCCAGATTCCTGAACATCTCCTCTTGCTTTTGTAATGTCTTCAAGCCATCATCATTAAGTGGTTTTGAAGCTTCCCCATCCTCATCTGCCTGTGAAGATGGAAAATGTGATGACATTTCAGACACAGGAAATTATGAAGTGGTACtttgaatagaacagaataatcaTACATACTTTGATACCCATGAGTTTGCGAAATTTAACATTTTGGTCCTTATTTCCAAAATTCAACTTCTCCCACAGCTCAGCTGTCTGGGACTTGTCCTttaaaaaataagaaagaaaatgcaaaaatgatgaGCACAATATGATACGATAACACATTCATATTTGATCTTGTTTTAAGTATTGTGTTTTGGTAATCTCTAAATGCCTTCTTCGTTTAGACATGCATAGAAAAGATAGTTGCATCTTACTCCATCCTTCTTTCCTTGCCATAGCATCTTCCGCTTTTTCTCCTGCTCTGCAAACTTCATGGGGTTAACAGCAGATGGGTTATAGTAGCTGGGTACAGCAATACCAGTCTCTGCCAGTGTTTTGGCTTGAAGGGCTGCCATCTGTGCTGCCATGGCAATCTGAGGCGTGACCTGCGTCCCAGAGGCCAGGAGCGCTGCCACATTGAGGGCAGGGTTTGAAGCGGCTgctgcagcagctgcagcagctgcAATAGGTGCTGcaactgtaaataaaatacatacattcAGAAACCGAATTAttatttaaagcagcatatgacgtttgtcaccaatttttcatgaaatctATAAAAACCAAATGAtaacctaagtatcacgaatgtgttagtctttccgtgattacacacctgaatcatttacctcacagtgaacaactttgaagctgactccatcacaagcagtctgtttgtttacacacCAAACCGATATGTTACTCaagccttttcggaaattttgttgcaaagtgcattgtgggaatgggaatttcaTGCAGCCGCAGTagggctgcagcagcaacaaacacagaaacggtttcattgcttcttgctgctgcggtTGCATGggattccgaaaaggcccgagtgacagggtggttttggtttggtatgtaaacaaacagctagcttgtgatggagtacatttcaaagttgttcaccgtgagggaagtgattcaggtgtgtaagcacagaaagactaacggattcgtgatacttaggctatcactcgggttttacggatttgatgaaaaattggtgatgaacatcatacgctgctttaaatgaTCAACATTTTAAAACTTGCTATGACTAGTGCCTCATACCTGCAGCTATttcctgctgttgctgctgttgtttctCCAACAATTCCTTTTCTTTCTGCTCTTGCAGTTTTTTGGCTCTCTCCAGTCTAAAAGAAAAGAGTGTTTTGGGGAGGGGGTTCCTCTTAAAATTGTACAAATTTTACAGCAAAACCTGACTGATAATCAGGTAAAACCTGATTGTGCGTGATATTAATTTGTTTTAAATTCAAATAAAACTTTGGAGTCACAGTAGAGAAGTAAATACACTAGGCTGCTCCTTTACCTTCTGGCCAGAGCTTCTTGTGCATCCATAGCTGTGTTTCGGCCCCGGAAGTTTGGTGAAGTTGCAGAATGGCTCCGACTCTTTCTGCGCACTTTCTCACTCCTTTTCTTTCTCTCCCTAATGGAGTGCACAAAATTATACAATCAAAAGTGTTACTGTTGTATAACAAGGGAAAAAACAGGGTCAAATTCAGGCATTTCTGTATTTTAATTAAACCCACCTGCTTTTACTGCGACTCCTGCTGTGATGCTTGTGTTTGGACCTGGAGCCTGAACGAGACCTGGCTTTCTTCTTCCTGTCACGGCTACGCGATCGTCGTTTGTCCTTGCTTCTGCTGTGATGCCGCCTGGAAAAATTTATATCTTTTAAAACAAATCAAAGAAACTAATGACATATATTCAAAGTGCATTAATAattttaaatatcaaaataaacatAATCAAAACAAATGCTCAAATGCACCACCCCTAGCTAAGAATCAGTGAAATAAGTAAGCAGACATGTTAAACTTTTGGGCACTTGAGTGACTAACCTTTCTCGTGATTGTGACCTGGACAAACTCCGCCCCCTGGATGACCTCTTATCTTTGCGTCTGGATCGCTCCTCTCCATTCTCTACTGACAGTCTTTCTTGCTCGTGCTGCTcatctgattttttgtgtgattttgcaGGCTTCTCCAAGTCTTTCTTTCGTGCCTGTTTTAAGAAGAAGTTGTCTCTTTCAGGAAAATAGTGCAACAAAAAAAGTTAGTACCAGGGCTTACAGCAGAAGGTATTTAATAAATTTTGACAAGCTGAAAAATCCTGGTCATTTAAATTTCATTTCTGAAACATGTACAGAATGTTTGAGAGCATCACTGCAAGTCTGGGCATTATTGTGACATGGACCATTTGACTGCACTACTATGATAATAAAAATGAGATTTTCACCATCCAGCCTGTTTGACACCTCTCATATGTTTTATTATTGTCATGCAATCATGAAAATATAATTTTAAGTGTAAAAATCTTGAGTATAGCTGATGAATTCTGCAGCACCAATTCAATACCATCTGTATTTGTTTGTAAGGCCTTATAGTCTGCCAAATCTTTTATAACAAACGAAGGTCTTGTTCACCAATAGAGGGGCACAGTAGCTGTGACTCCTTATAGAGGTAAATAAATCAGAGAGGTAAAACAGCACTGTCACACAAGCCAACAAAAATGCCACAGGAATAGAGTTTGATTAACTGAAAGAGTCAATTCCAATTTTTCTACTATGAGAGTGAGACAAATAGGAGTTTGAATGGCAGATAGTTACCTGTCCCAGTAGTAGACATATTATTTTGCTATGTCAGCAGGGTCTTCTGTTCAGTCTCTTCGTGCAATAGCACGCTGAGTATGATTTATTGTAGAAATGTTATCATTTGATCTACACACAGACCAACATTATTTGGCAACTGATTTTAACaaaaaattattaagaaaaaaaaatctaatcttcACCATATAATGTGGTTACA encodes:
- the zcchc8 gene encoding zinc finger CCHC domain-containing protein 8; translated protein: MAEVDFGDSELFQQLDDSTPPVPTHIRFTDDEEDKEETRLLRSRLEECDDYIQRLIDENKALRRKLSILTRPSGITVEDVSNDGPLLQILYTNNSISKQCRQEIEDCICSVILRHQKPDSQQKKSSFHLKAQNSAFALDEDPQRTNTASVKTTTEAFKVVGSVLYFTAFSVDKLGQPLLNENPQMTEGWEVPTYQQVFNQVIGTDGQEIEMKDKRPKSMCFNCGSATHQLRDCPKPKDMAAINERRKEFTQNSNQAIQSNQRYHAEEVEERFAKYKPGIMSEELLAALGVDGTTLPPLIYRMRQLGYPPGWLKEAEMENSGLTLYDGNVPNDGSDDNSAQKVSYDVSKLIDFPGFNVPAPYKMKDEFMQYGSVPMQSSHMKQNYAAYLSNNFNTSGATCNKRQHESDSSPQQRKKMKGSPDRSSDMDIESDPGTPYPTHSAGDFCFQTPLPPGSPCFSSPPPLPQGTPPATPTPPPLPKGTPPPTPTNGSPAVRKQILVDETMEGTEDDLTLEELEEQQRQLWAALENADTTTNSDCETPAMGTPVPSSPSVSTPAHVDTETEDVEEVMETPVPTESKSPTSENESKPGVQEECPSSGPVKSQEESPQSPGPIKTEEDRPQSPEPVKVEEDSPQSPDPDARSAGDGVCLGEKIAAVPHRRNFAAGIVPFEDTPEYTEVAEATGTYLRIRDLLKSSPRNLAKKKTEFT
- the LOC115425504 gene encoding uncharacterized protein LOC115425504; protein product: MSTVHLTLPQWDGGSRKIRFIYLVNLRSFRLTECPDKGSVVPLYLGADVFSNTDIRTENHPRYHAKFAKKGLATKIHFSSVFRFHGLRVPTTNNSLWFYSVQGLFRIAFEMYSKQEQLAVLENFQDVWKSQINAGPLEMSYSLSVQLDHTASSCVCDTVPRSETSQPQHYTDGQALVDESGSDLGDSSVDHNYCSFPKQCLQTQHGQIVLSAARQKLHKLDNKLCSGTQIQPEQLQTIMLFLENIDRFIHGNLEDKDVTDIVLALLQAKDWGSVYSSPLLNCIGRWLGQQFHAANTSISQKVEGFKLHHIERISDLPPAEELATELFPEAMQTLLLHWMGLSDESTLDKRRSEYPILLLILEFANHNLITGVAHVLYSSLICK
- the rsrc2 gene encoding arginine/serine-rich coiled-coil protein 2, with protein sequence MSASDNDSVDLTRAGSPGTHRKKYSMESSKSPRSSKRHHSRSRSRSRDRKRDRKYRRSRSRSKEARKKDLEKPAKSHKKSDEQHEQERLSVENGEERSRRKDKRSSRGRSLSRSQSRERRHHSRSKDKRRSRSRDRKKKARSRSGSRSKHKHHSRSRSKSRERKKRSEKVRRKSRSHSATSPNFRGRNTAMDAQEALARRLERAKKLQEQKEKELLEKQQQQQQEIAAVAAPIAAAAAAAAAASNPALNVAALLASGTQVTPQIAMAAQMAALQAKTLAETGIAVPSYYNPSAVNPMKFAEQEKKRKMLWQGKKDGDKSQTAELWEKLNFGNKDQNVKFRKLMGIKADEDGEASKPLNDDGLKTLQKQEEMFRNLDVQYEMARSQTHTQRGMGLGFSSSFSRGMDSV